AGCTGCGGCGCGCGCTGCTCGCGACCGGCTTCGCGTACGACGTGCACACCCGGCGCACGCCGAACCTCGACTACTTCGGGCGCTTCATGACGCGCGCGCAGGCGATCCGCCGCGCGGGCTCCGCGGCGCTCGACCTCGCCTACGTCGCGTGCGGGCGCTTCGAGGGCTACTGGGAGCTGAACCTCTCGCCCTGGGACGTCGCCGCCGGACTGCTCCTGGTCGAAGAGGCAGGCGGGCGCACCAGCGACATCGACGGCGCGTCTGCGCCCGCATCGGGCGCGCGCGTCGTCGCGAGCAACGGCGCCGTGCACGAGGCGATGCTCGAGGTGCTCAGGGGCTAGCGGGCGCGCCAGGCTCGACGGGCTGTGCCTGGCTCGGCGCAGCTTCGGGCGCCGACTGCAGCAGCAGATTCGCGAACGCCTCGGGCGAGAGCGGAACCTCGCGCCCGAGATCGTTGCTCACCCGCCAGACCAGCGGACCCTGAGACGAGAGCGCGGACAGACCGAGCTCCGGGTGCGGATCGCCGAGCGAGAGCTCGCCGAGCAGCCCGCCGCTCGCGTCCCGAGCCCGGATCACCGCGAGCGCCGGATCGAGACCGATCGCCTTGCGCTCGGCGCTCGCGTTCTCGAGCGCGGTCGCGTCGAGCGCGGCCAGCGCGTAGAGCAGATCTTCGACCTCGAGCGGCTTTGGCTCGGGCCCCTTCGGCTCGAGCCTCCAGACCTCGCCCTCGCGAACCAGCCGCTTCGTCTGCGCCTCGCGCGGAAACTCGATCTCGAGCGCGTGCACCTGCTCCACGTCGAGCGTCAGCACGCGCTTCTGGCGGTAGGCGAAGAATGCTCGCGGGATGGCCGAGCTCACGCGCTCGTTCACCGCGAGGATCACCGGATCGCCGGCGCGCTCGAGCCAGTGGCCGCCGTCACGGCTCGCGAGCCGGAGCCGCTCCTCCGCGTCACCCGCGCGCGCGACCAGCTCGACCTCGGGGCGCTCGAGTCCGTACTCGGCGCGCGCGCGCGGCGCGTCCTCGAAGCCGCTCGCGCGCGCGAGCGCGAGATCGTCGAGCAGGCGCTCGATCTTCTCGGCGTCGGCCGGCGCGCTCTCGGGCTCGAGCAGCTCCCAGCCGGCCTCGGTTCGCTTCGCGCGCACGATCCGCGTCTGGCCGGAGAGCACTTCGAGCTCCTGCACCTGGCTCGTCGCGACGCGCAGGAGCCGCTTGTCGCGCAGCTCGACGAGCGAGGGTGTGAGCCCGCCGAGAGATCCCGTCGACACCACGAAGAGACGCTTGCCGTCGTCTGCGAGCTCGACGTAGCGCCCGCCACCGACCGGCGTGTTCGCGCCCAGGAACAGCTCCCTCGGCTCGGCTTCGCCAGCCCGAGCCGCCACGCGCTTCCGGCTCGCGCCCAGACCGAACGGCTCGAGATCCGCGGGGCGTTCGTCGATCGTCGCGGTCGACGAGAGCTTCTCGAGCGCGCGCAGCGCGCGCTCCACCGCGTCGGCGTCGGCCGGATAGGAGATCGGCGCCGAGAGGCGCCAGCCCGGGCTCGCGGAGTCCGCGGCGCCGCGCACGAGCTGCGCCTTCGATCCGTCCGAAGTCTCGAGCTCGAGCGACGTCACGGTCGCGGGATCGACGTGGAAGATCAGCTTCGCGGCCGCTTCGGCCTCGGCCTTGCGCTCGGCGCCGCGGATCTCGAAGAACCAAACGTAGCCGCCGAGCGCGAGCAGGGCGACGAGCAGGGCGAGCGTCCCACGCAGGCTCACGTCAGGTCCGCCGGCGCCACCAGCTCACGACTCCGAGCAGCAGGATCGCCTCGGGCAGCGCGAAGAGCGCCAGGAAGCGGAAGTCGGCGAACTGCTCGAGCGTCATGTTCACCGAAGCCACGCGCGGTCGCTTGCGGTCGATGGTCGCGAACTCCTCGGACCCGGTGAGCCAGCTCGCGGCGTTCAGGAAGAAGTCGCCGTTGTAGAACTGCGTGACGTAGCGATTGCGCATGAAGTCGGAATCCCCGACGACGACCAGCCGCCCGCCGCGTGTCTTTCCCGCAGGCGGGCTCCACTCGCGGGCGACCGCGACCGCCAGCGGTCCGGGCCGGTCCTTCGCCGGATCGAGGCCGACCGGCTGCGACGCCAGCAGGCCCGCGGTGTCGCTCTCGCCCCAGCTCTCCGAACTCGTCGTCGCGAGCTCCACGAGCGCCGCATCCGAGCCCTCGACCTTGCGCACGGGCCGCGCGAGCCGGAACACGGTCGGATTTCCGGCGAGCTTCTCGGTGATCGGGTGGGCCCCGTAGGTCTGCACCACCGGCTGTACACCGAGCTGTGGACCTGCGAAGAGCTGCACCTGCTGCTCGACCACGATCTCGGCGCCGAGCTCGACGCCCCACTTCGCGAGCTGCGCCTCGAGGTTGGTGTTCATGGTCGGATCGGCCGCCACGAGAAGCGATCCGCCGCGCTGCAGGTACTGGTCGAGCAGCTCGAGCTCGCGGTCGGCGAGCGCGTGGTCGGGGCCGGCCACGATCACGGCATCGGCGTCGGCGGGCACCGCGTCCTCGCTGGCGAGCAGGAGCTCCGCCACGCTGACGTTCTCGTCCTCGAGCCCGCCGCGCACGGCCGAGGCGCCCGGGCCCTTGTCGTCGCTCGGCGCGGCCTCGCCGTGCCCTTTCAGGAAGTAGATCTTCTTCTGGGTCGAGAGCGCCTGGCGCACGGCGCGGGTGAGAGACTGCTCGCTCACGTCGACGGCCTTCACCGTTCCTCGGGCGGACTCGCAGGGCCCGTTGCAGACGACGACCACGCCCTCGCGGCTCGCGATCTCGAACTTGTGCGCGAGATCCGGGCGCTCGTTCGGATCGAAATAGCGGACCTTCACCCGCGGGCTCGCGTAGGCGTACTTCTCCAGCGCCTGACGCGCCGGCCCCTCGCCACCGCGCGTGTAGAACGCGTAGACCTCGACCTGTCCGTCCTCGGGGATCGCCGCCAGCACGTCGAGCGTGCCCTGGGCGAGCGAGTGCGTCTGCGCCTCGGTCCAGTCCCAGTGCACCGGGTGGCGCATCGACAGCCAGGCGAGCACGCCGGTGATCACGAGCAGGAGGACCGTCTGCACCAGCACGTTCGCGCCGCCGCGCGCGGTCGAGGAGCCGAAGAGCTCCGTGACCCGTCCTGCGCCGCGCACGGCGGCTGTGAGCAGGAGCCCGAGCCCGAGCACGAGGTGGAAGCCGACGATCGGCGGCGATGCGGCGGCGAAGAGACCGAAGAGACCGAAGACGGTGAGAATCGTGCCGAGGATCGCGAGCAGCGTGTCCATCGCGGTCCTACCTCCAGCGCAGCGAGTCGACCGCGGCGCGGGCCAGCGCGAGCGACGCGAGGATGGTGAGTCCGAAATACGCCAGATCCTCGGAGCGCACGTCACCGGCGAGTCCCGCCTCGTAGTGC
This Deltaproteobacteria bacterium DNA region includes the following protein-coding sequences:
- a CDS encoding DUF4340 domain-containing protein — encoded protein: MSLRGTLALLVALLALGGYVWFFEIRGAERKAEAEAAAKLIFHVDPATVTSLELETSDGSKAQLVRGAADSASPGWRLSAPISYPADADAVERALRALEKLSSTATIDERPADLEPFGLGASRKRVAARAGEAEPRELFLGANTPVGGGRYVELADDGKRLFVVSTGSLGGLTPSLVELRDKRLLRVATSQVQELEVLSGQTRIVRAKRTEAGWELLEPESAPADAEKIERLLDDLALARASGFEDAPRARAEYGLERPEVELVARAGDAEERLRLASRDGGHWLERAGDPVILAVNERVSSAIPRAFFAYRQKRVLTLDVEQVHALEIEFPREAQTKRLVREGEVWRLEPKGPEPKPLEVEDLLYALAALDATALENASAERKAIGLDPALAVIRARDASGGLLGELSLGDPHPELGLSALSSQGPLVWRVSNDLGREVPLSPEAFANLLLQSAPEAAPSQAQPVEPGAPASP